One genomic region from Bubalus bubalis isolate 160015118507 breed Murrah chromosome 12, NDDB_SH_1, whole genome shotgun sequence encodes:
- the CEL gene encoding bile salt-activated lipase, which yields MGRWELVVLGLACCLAVASAAKLGSVYTEGGFVEGVNKKLSLLGDSVDIFKGIPFAAAPKALEKPERHPGWQGTLKAKSFKKRCLQATLTQESTYGNEDCLYLNIWVPQGRKEVSHDLPVMIWIYGGAFLMGSSQGANFLSNYLYDGEEIATRGNVIVVTFNYRVGPLGFLSTGDSNLPGNYGLWDQHMAIAWVKRNIEAFGGDPDNITLFGESAGGASVSLQTLSPYNKGLIKRAISQSGVGLCPWAIQENPLFWAKRIAEKVGCPVDDTSKMAGCLKITDPRALTLAYKLPLGSTEYPKLHYLSFVPVIDGDFIPDDPVNLYANAADVDYIAGTNDMDGHLFVGMDVPAINSNKRDVTEEDFYKLVSGLTVTKGLRGANATYEVYTEPWAQDSSQETRKKTMVDLETDILFLIPTKIAVAQHKSHAKSANTYTYLFSQPSRMPLYPKWMGADHADDLQYVFGKPFATPLGYRAQDRTVSKAMIAYWTNFARTGDPNTGHSTVPANWDPYTLEDDNYLEINKQMDSNSMKLHLRTNYLQFWTQTYQALPTVAGEGASLVPPEDSSEASPVPPADNSGAPTEPSAGDSEVAQMPVVIGF from the exons ATGGGGCGCTGGGAGCTGGTCGTCTTGGGCCTCGCCTGCTGCTTGGCAGTAGCGAGTGCAGCGAAG TTGGGCTCCGTATACACCGAAGGCGGCTTCGTGGAGGGCGTCAACAAGAAGCTGAGCCTCCTTGGCGACTCTGTTGACATCTTCAAGGGCATCCCCTTCGCTGCCGCCCCCAAGGCCCTGGAGAAGCCCGAGCGACACCCCGGCTGGCAAG GGACCCTGAAGGCCAAGAGCTTCAAGAAACGGTGTCTGCAGGCCACGCTCACGCAGGAGAGCACCTACGGAAACGAGGACTGCCTCTACCTCAACATCTGGGTCCCCCAGGGCAGGAAGGAAG TCTCCCACGACCTGCCCGTCATGATCTGGATCTACGGAGGTGCCTTCCTCATGGGGTCCAGCCAAGGGGCCAACTTTCTCAGCAACTACCTCTACGACGGGGAGGAGATTGCCACACGGGGCAACGTCATCGTGGTCACGTTCAACTACCGCGTCGGGCCCCTGGGCTTTCTCAGCACTGGGGACTCCAACCTGCCAG GTAACTATGGCCTTTGGGATCAGCACATGGCCATTGCCTGGGTGAAGAGGAACATTGAGGCCTTCGGAGGAGACCCCGACAACATCACCCTCTTTGGGGAGTCGGCTGGAGGCGCCAGCGTCTCTCTGCAG ACCCTCTCTCCCTACAACAAGGGCCTCATCAAGCGAGCCATCAGCCAGAGTGGAGTGGGTCTGTGCCCTTGGGCCATCCAGGAGAATCCCCTCTTCTGGGCTAAAAGG ATTGCAGAGAAGGTGGGCTGCCCCGTGGATGACACCAGCAAGATGGCCGGGTGTCTGAAGATCACCGACCCCCGTGCCCTGACGCTGGCCTATAAGCTGCCCCTGGGAAGCACGGAAT ACCCCAAGCTGCACTATCTGTCCTTCGTCCCCGTCATCGATGGAGACTTCATCCCTGATGACCCTGTCAACCTGTACGCCAACGCCGCAGACGTCGACTACATAGCGGGCACCAACGACATGGACGGCCACCTCTTCGTCGGGATGGACGTGCCAGCCATCAACAGCAACAAACGGGACGTCACAGA GGAGGACTTCTATAAGCTGGTCAGCGGGCTCACTGTCACCAAGGGGCTCAGAGGTGCCAATGCCACGTACGAGGTGTACACCGAGCCCTGGGCCCAGGACTCATCCCAGGAGACCAGGAAGAAGACCATGGTGGACCTGGAGACTGACATCCTCTTCCTGATCCCCACGAAGATCGCTGTGGCCCAGCACAAGAGCCACGCCAA GAGCGCCAACACCTACACCTATCTGTTCTCCCAACCGTCTCGGATGCCCCTCTACCCCAAGTGGATGGGGGCTGACCACGCCGATGACCTCCAGTATGTCTTCGGGAAGCCCTTCGCCACACCCCTGGGCTACCGGGCCCAAGACAGGACTGTCTCCAAGGCCATGATTGCCTATTGGACCAACTTTGCCAGAACTGG GGACCCTAACACGGGCCACTCGACAGTGCCCGCAAACTGGGATCCCTACACCCTGGAAGATGATAACTACCTGGAAATCAACAAGCAGATGGATAGCAACTCTATGAAGCTGCACCTGAGGACCAACTACCTGCAGTTCTGGACCCAGACCTACCAGGCACTGCCTACGGTGGCCGGTGAGGGGGCCAGCCTGGTGCCCCCCGAGGACAGCTCTGAGGCCAGCCCCGTGCCCCCAGCGGACAACTCCGGGGCTCCCACCGAACCCTCTGCGGGTGACTCTGAGGTGGCTCAGATGCCTGTTGTCATTGGCTTCTAA